The following coding sequences are from one Numenius arquata chromosome 29, bNumArq3.hap1.1, whole genome shotgun sequence window:
- the DAZAP2 gene encoding DAZ-associated protein 2, with protein sequence GDTEQEARGAGRAGPSAAMNGKASHPPLYRPSFVPLGAATVPTMSAAYPGASVFLPMAQSVAVGPIGSSVPMAYYPVGPVYPPGSTVLVEGGFDAGARFGAGGTASIPPPPPGCPPNAAQLAVMQGANVLVTQRKGNFFLGGSDGGYTIW encoded by the exons GGTGACACCGAGCAGGAAGCGCGCGGCGCGGGCAGAGCCGGACCCAGCGCCGCCATGAACGGCAAAG Cttcccaccccccc ctctACCGTCCCAGCTTCGTGCCTCTGGGGGCTGCCACCGTCCCCACCATGTCTGCGGCGTATCCCGGCGCTTCCGTTTTCCTGCCCATGGCCCAGTCGGTGGCCGTGGGACCCATCGGCTCCTCGGTCCCCATGGCCTATTATCCCGTGGGACCGGTGTATCCTCCGGGCTCCACAGTCCTCGTCGAAGGTGGCTTTGACGCTGGAGCAAGGTTTGGGGCCGGTGGAACAGCCAGCATCCCG CCCCCCCCTCCTGGCTGCCCCCCCAACGCCGCCCAGCTGGCCGTCATGCAGGGAGCCAACGTCTTGGTGACGCAACGGAAGGGCAACTTCTTCCTGGGAGGCTCAGACGGCGGCTACACTATCTggtga
- the SMAGP gene encoding small cell adhesion glycoprotein, with the protein MEGDQPPLIPEELTTPAVKKAHTPALHEDANTAVIAVVITLVFLTLLTVLVVIIVYLYRNKGSYLTYEQPAAETDVSVQMEDAPSKEKEEYFI; encoded by the exons ATGGAAGGAGATCAGCCCCCCCTGATTCCAG AAGAGCTGACCACCCCCGCCGTGAAGAAGGCTCACACCCCAGCTCTCCATGAGGACGCCAACACCGCCGTCATCGCAG TGGTCATCACCCTGGTCTTCCTCACCCTGCTGACGGTCCTGGTGGTGATCATCGTCTACCTGTACAGAAACAAAGGCAGCTACCTCACCTACGAGCAGCCGGCGGCGGAGACCGACGTCTCGGTGCAGATGGAGGATGCTCCgtccaaagagaaagaagagtaTTTTATCTga
- the BIN2 gene encoding LOW QUALITY PROTEIN: bridging integrator 2 (The sequence of the model RefSeq protein was modified relative to this genomic sequence to represent the inferred CDS: deleted 3 bases in 2 codons): MAEGKTGGAGLFAKQVQKRFSRAQEKVLQKLGKTVETKDEQFEQSAYNFQLQQNEGNKLYKDLKAFLGAVKVMHESSRKVAETLQEIYSSDWDGHEELKAIADSNDLLWDDYEAKLADQALRLMENYLAQFGDFKERIAKRGRKLVDYDSARHHLEALQSAKKKDEAKIAKAEEEFNKAQAVFEDLNKDLREELPVLYGSRIACYVTIFQNISNLRDVFYKEMSKLNRDLYEVMSKLEKQHSSKVFIIKGVPSNRRSLVISSPVSPPAMFPCPGKAPDWQPVVAEEATPASPGVASGATDTVSNGDLGAAVPGSPPASPASGGSRSETASISSEEGPESGPEAPSHERGTSVAPGTGSPGLTERQGPEPAGATGGVEGGAEGIAASLASLILSEAVAQAAGTAPPEPDKATAGLEASEAPDVATDGEGQAHRGGPPSPAPAVPPDVPHPAAEAPACPSPGGGQEPCRLGDATGDHSEPEESVEVMDVGPKVAKTQMGLDVTLEVASSSTGDGSPPSASPTEVGAAALRGETPTRLPPPTHLESGLMEAPSLHLIQLSVTSVSLPGARLCPDVGAGHEPGPPNDIDPPPGPHRDPHLPVSPAPGPENGCFTVPRADHSVSP; encoded by the exons ATGGCCGAGGGCAAGACCGGGGGAGCCGGGCTCTTCGCCAAGCAGGTCCAGAAACGCTTCAGCCGGGCCCAGGAGAAG gtcTTGCAAAAATTGGGGAAAACGGTGGAAACCAAAGACGAGCAGTTCGAGCAAAGCGCCTACAACTTCCAGCTGCAGCAG AATGAAGGCAATAAACTCTACAAAGACCTCAAGGCTTTCCTGGGGGCGGTGAAAG TGATGCACGAGAGCTCCCGGAAAGTGGCCGAGACGCTGCAGGAGATTTACAGCAGCGACTGGGACGGTCACGAGGAGCTGAAAGCCATCGCAGAT agcAATGACCTGCTGTGGGACGACTACGAGGCGAAACTGGCCGACCAAGCCCTGCGGCTGATGGAGAACTACCTGGCTCAGTTCGGGGACTTTAAG gagCGCATCGCCAAGCGGGGCCGTAAACTGGTGGACTACGACAGCGCCCGGCACCACCTGGAAGCTCTGCAAAGCGCCAAGAAAAAGGACGAGGCAAAAATCGCCAAG gCCGAGGAGGAGTTTAATAAAGCCCAAGCAGTGTTTGAGGATCTGAATAAGGACCTTCGGGAGGAGCTGCCGGTTCTGTATGGCAG CCGCATCGCCTGCTACGTGACCATCTTCCAGAACATCTCCAACCTCCGCGATGTCTTCTACAAGGAGATGagcaag ctcaaCCGTGACCTCTACGAGGTGATGAGCAAACTGGAGAAGCAGCACTCCAGCAAAGTCTTCATCATTAAAGGCGTCCCCAG CAACCGGCGCTCGCTGGTCATCTCCTCGCCGGTGAGCCCCCCGGCCATGTTCCCCTGCCCGGGGAAGGCTCCCGACTGGCAGCCCGTGGTGGCGGAGGAGGCGACGCCGGCGTCCCCGGGGGTGGCCAGCGGTGCCACCGACACCGTCTCCAACGGGGACCTGGGGGCTGCCGTCCCCGGCTCGCCACCGGCGTCCCCCGCCAGCGGTGGGTCCCGGTCGGAGACGGCGTCGATCTCCAGCGAGGAGGGTCCGGAGTCCGGCCCCGAAGCTCCGTCCCACGAGCGGGGGACATCGGTGGCACCAGGCACCGGCTCCCCCGGGCTCACCGAAAGGCAGGGTCCGGAGCCAGCGGGGGCTACCGGTGGGGTAGAG GGGGGGGCCGAGGGCATCGCCGCCTCCCTGGCATCGCTGATTTTATCCGAGGCGGTTGCCCAGGCCGCCGGCACCGCGCCACCGGAGCCGGATAAAGCCACGGCGGGGCTGGAGGCGAGCGAAGCCCCCGACGTGGCCACCGACGGTGAGGGTCAGGCACATCGCGGGGGGCCAccgtccccagccccggctgtcccccccgatgtcccccatCCTGCGGCGGAGGCACCGGCGTGTCCGTCCCCGGGCGGCGGGCAGGAGCCGTGCCGGCTGGGCGATGCCACGGGCGACCACAGCGAGCCCGAGGAGAGCGTGGAGGTGATGGACGTCGGGCCAAAGGTGGCCAAAACTCAG ATGGGGCTGGATGTGACACTCGAGGTGGCATCGAGCAGCACCGGGGATGGCagccccccctccgcctccccaaCCGAGGTGGGTGCAGCGGCGCTGCGGGGCGAGACACCCACCCgactccccccccccacaca TCTCGAGTCCGGTTTGATGGAAGCGCCAAGTCTCCATCTCATCCAGCTCAGTGTCACCTCCGTGTCTCTCCCAGGAGCAAGACTGTGCCCAGACGTCGGAGCAGGACACGAGCCAGGACCCCCCAACGACATcgacccccccccaggaccccaccGAGATCCTCACCTCCCTGTGAGCCCGGCACCCGGCCCGGAA AACGGGTGTTTTACGGTGCCACGGGCGGATCATTCCGTGTCACCGTAA
- the CELA1 gene encoding chymotrypsin-like elastase family member 1, translating into MMLQLVLLAALALCGRCSEQELDGVQRVVGGTEARSHAWPSQISLQYYANGGWHHTCGGSLIRRNWVMTAAHCVDSNMNFRVVAGEHNLNVNDGSEQTFSVSKIIIHPYWNSNNVAGGYDIALLRLGSYATLNSYVKLAVLPQEGTILSNNYPCYITGWGLTRTNGQLSSVLLQAYLPVVDYQICSSSSYWGSTVKSTMVCAGGDGVRSGCQGDSGGPLHCAVNGQYQVHGVTSFVSSRGCNVQQKPTVFTRVSAYISWISSVIAQN; encoded by the exons ATGATGCTGCAGCTCGTGCTCCTGGCCGCCCTCGCCCTCTGCG GACGCTGCTCCGAGCAGGAGCTCGATGGGGTGCAGCGAGTGGTCGGTGGGACCGAGGCGCGTTCCCACGCGTGGCCCTCCCAG atctCCCTCCAGTATTACGCCAACGGAGGCTGGCACCACACCTGCGGAGGGTCCCTCATccggaggaactgggtgatgacGGCAGCCCATTGCGTGGACAG TAACATGAACTTCCGCGTCGTGGCCGGGGAACACAACCTGAACGTGAACGACGGCAGCGAACAGACCTTCAGCGTGAGCAAGATCATCATCCACCCCTACTGGAACAGCAACAACGTCGCCGGGGG ctacGATATCGCCCTGCTCCGCCTGGGCAGCTACGCCACCCTCAACTCCTACGTGAAGCTGGCCGTCCTGCCCCAGGAGGGAACCATCCTGTCCAACAACTACCCCTGCTACATCACGGGCTGGGGGCTCACCCGCA CCAACGGGCAACTCTCCAGCGTCCTGCTGCAGGCCTACCTCCCCGTGGTGGACTACCAgatctgctccagctcctcctaCTGGGGCTCCACCGTCAAATCCACCATGGTCTGCGCCGGCGGCGACGGCGTGCGCTCCGGCTGCCAG GGTGATTCCGGCGGCCCCCTCCACTGCGCGGTGAACGGGCAGTACCAGGTCCACGGCGTCACCAGCTTCGTCTCCTCACGGGGCTGCAACGTCCAGCAGAAACCCACCGTCTTCACCCGCGTCTCTGCCTACATCTCCTGGATTTCCAGC gtGATCGCCCAGAActga
- the GALNT6 gene encoding polypeptide N-acetylgalactosaminyltransferase 6, whose translation MRLFRRRYSPLKVALAGAVFVIFLFILQKDVGSKDPGEEPWLKNIVQGKDQVLDLMLGAVNNIRDSMPKLQIGAPVQQEEPPPSARSCPPGVYTAAELRPLMERPPQDPASPGADGKAFKKDRWTPEETKEKERGYEKHCFNAFASDRISLQRALGPDSRPPECIDQKFKRCPPLPTTSVVIVFHNEAWSTLLRTVYSVLHASPALLLKEIILVDDASTDEYLKDELDRYVEQLQIVRVVRQKERKGLITARLLGASVASGEVLTFLDAHCECFHGWLEPLLSRIAEEPTAVVSPDIATIDLNTFEFSKPIQNGKQHSRGNFDWSLTFGWEIVPPRERQRRKDETFPIKSPTFAGGLFAISRSYFEHIGSYDDQMEIWGGENVEMSFRVWQCGGQVEIIPCSVVGHVFRSKSPHTFPKGTQVISRNQVRLAEVWMDEYKEIFYRRNQQAAQMAREKTYGDITDRRKLREQLHCKNFTWYLQTIYPEMFVPDLTPTFYGAIKNEGTKSCLDVGENNHGGKPLIMYPCHGMGGNQYFEYTSQRELRHNIGKELCLRGGSGSAELGNCQYRGKPGRVPANEEWDLAQDHLIKNPASGMCLTARGKHPAMVPCDPTDPHQLWSFT comes from the exons atgaggcTTTTCCGGAGACGTTACAGCCCCTTGAAGGTGGCTTTGGCGGGCGCCGTCTTcgtcatcttcctcttcatcctgcAGAAGGACGTGGGGAGCAAGGACCCGGGCGAGGAGCCCTGGTTGAAGAACATCGTCCAGGGGAAGGACCAAGTCCTGGACCTGATGCTGGGGGCGGTCAACAACATCCGAGACTCCATGCCGAAGCTGCAGATCGGGGCTCCGGTCCAACAGGAGGAACCTCCTCCCAGCGCCCGTTCCTGCCCCCCCGGCGTCTACACGGCGGCGGAACTTCGACCGCTGATGGagagacccccccaggaccccgcCAGCCCCGGAGCCGACGGCAAAGCCTTCAAAAAGGATCGTTGGACGCCGGAGGAGACGAAGGAGAAGGAGCGAGGTTACGAGAAGCATTGCTTCAACGCCTTCGCCAGCGACCGCATCTCCCTCCAGCGAGCCCTGGGGCCCGACAGCCGCCCCCCCGA GTGCATCGACCAGAAATTCAAGCGgtgcccccccctgcccaccaCCAGCGTCGTCATCGTCTTCCATAACGAAGCCTGGTCGACGCTGCTGCGGACGGTGTACAGCGTCCTGCACGCCTCCCCGGCGCTCCTGCTCAAGGAGATCATCCTGGTGGACGACGCCAGCACCGACG agtACCTGAAGGATGAGCTGGATCGTTACGTGGAGCAGCTCCAGATCGTGCGCGTGGTGCGGCAGAAGGAGCGGAAAGGGCTGATCACGGCGCGGCTGCTGGGGGCCAGCGTGGCCAGCGGGGAGGTCCTCACCTTCCTGGATGCCCACT GCGAGTGTTTCCACGGCTGGCTGGAGCCCCTCTTGTCCCGCATTGCCGAAGAGCCCACGGCCGTCGTGAGCCCCGACATCGCCACCATCGATCTCAACACCTTCGAGTTCTCCAAGCCCATCCAGAACGGGAAGCAGCACAGCCGGGGCAACTTCGACTGGAGCCTGACTTTCGGCTGGGAGATCGTCCCGCCCCGGGAGAGGCAGCGGAGGAAGGATGAGACCTTCCCCATCAA GTCCCCCACCTTCGCCGGTGGCCTCTTTGCCATCTCCAGGTCCTACTTCGAGCACATCGGCTCCTACGACGATCAGATGGAGATCTGGGGGGGCGAGAACGTGGAGATGTCCTTCAGG GTCTGGCAGTGCGGGGGCCAAGTCGAGATCATCCCTTGCTCGGTGGTGGGTCACGTCTTCCGTTCCAAGAGCCCCCACACCTTCCCCAAGGGCACCCAGGTCATCTCCAGGAACCAGGTCCGCCTGGCCGAGGTCTGGATGGACGAGTACAAGGAGATCTTCTACCGGAGGAACCAGCAAGCCGCCCAGATGGCCAGAGAG AAGACGTATGGTGACATTACAGACCGGCGCAAGCTGAGGGAGCAGCTCCACTGCAAGAACTTCACCTGGTACCTCCAGACCATCTACCCGGAGATGTTCGTTCCCGACTTGACTCCCACTTTTTACGGAGCG ataAAAAATGAGGGCACCAAGAGCTGCCTGGACGTGGGTGAGAACAACCACGGTGGGAAACCGCTCATCATGTACCCCTGCCACGGCATGGGGGGCAACCAG TATTTTGAGTACACCAGCCAACGGGAGCTGCGGCACAACATCGGGAAGGAGCTCTGCCTGCGGGGGGGCTCGGGCTCAGCCGAACTGGGCAACTGCCAGTACCGGGGGAAACCCGGACGGGTGCCGGCCAACGAGGAGTGGGACCTGGCGCAG GATCATCTGATTAAAAACCCGGCCTCCGGGATGTGCTTGACGGCGCGAGGGAAGCACCCGGCGATGGTTCCCTGCGACCCAACAGACCCCCACCAGCTCTGGTCCTTCACCTAG